Proteins co-encoded in one Oreochromis aureus strain Israel breed Guangdong linkage group 3, ZZ_aureus, whole genome shotgun sequence genomic window:
- the LOC120433641 gene encoding mucin-2-like yields MNTSTRSPPTNTITTANNSNRTRSITSTNATDQPTSNKTPATITTAPGAITRGPPTFTMKLNIATVPLSSTPPSDSSSLHLWFRVISVFRGMFCLFFVCTLLIVSLYRQKAAAAGNEMVTTPRVQTEQGLNNNYDTREHHL; encoded by the exons ATGAACACCTCCACCAGATCCCCTCCAACCAACACTATCACCACAGCCAACAACTCCAACCGCACCAGGTCCATCACTTCTACCAATGCCACAGACCAACCAACCTCCAACAAAACCCCAGCCACCATTACAACAGCCCCAGGTGCTATTACCAGAGGCCCACCCACTTTTACAATGAAACTCAACATAGCAACTGTgcccctttcctctactccacCCTCTGACTCCTCCTCCCTCCACCTTTGGTTCAGAGTGATCAGTGTGTTCCGAGGGATGTTCTGTCTGTTCTTCGTCTGCACCCTACTAATAGTGTCGTTATATCGACAAAAGGCTGCAG CTGCAGGAAATGAAATGGTGACAACCCCACGTGTCCAGACTGAGCAGGGATTGAACAATAATTATGACACCAGAGAGCATCACCTCTAA